The following is a genomic window from Catenulispora sp. MAP5-51.
CGGCCACATCGCGGCAAGCTGCGACTCGGTGGGCGTCCGCTCCCAGACCTCGCAGCCGAACAGCAGCCGGCCCCCGGGACTCACACGGGCCCGCAACGCTTGCAGGGCCTCGGGAATCGAGCCGAAGGCCTGATACGCGCCGAGGCTGAGGACGAGATCGGCCGGCTCGGTGTGGTCCGCGGCCGGACCCTCGACGAAGACGGCCCGGCCAGACAGCCCGCGCTCGGCGGCCAGCGCGCGCCCGCGGACGATGTCGGGCCCGTGGACGTCGATGCCGGTCCCCTGGGCCCCGGGCGCGGCGGCCATGACCCGCAACAGGAACTCGCCCCAGCCGCACCCGTAGTCGACGACAGTGGCCGGGGCGCGGGCGGCCAGCTCGGCGACCAGGCGGCCGGCGCGGTCGGCGGACAGGGGGCCGTGGAAATCCAGGCGGGTGCCGGCGCCGAGCTTGGGAGGTGTGGTCATGAGCACCAAGTGGTAGCAGACGGCGCGCAGCGGGGGCGACGGGTTTTCTGCCGGTGGGCGCTACAGAAACGCGATGCCCAAGCCGATGGCCACGGTACCGGCCACCATGAAGAACCCGCCGACCAGCCGGGGGAAGACGGCCGTCATGAACGGACCCAACCCGTCGGGCATGCTCGCCACGAGCTTGGTCTGGCCGACGAGCTCCATCATCGTGTCGACGGCGCCCCCGACGTTGAACGCGAACACGGTGCCCAGCCCCAAGACCAGGACGCCCCACCCGATGAGGAAAACCAGGCCCCCCATGCTCCCCCGTCCCCTGCTACTGCAACTGCAACTGCCGTCGACTCGGCCCCAACCATCGTGCCACCGAAAACACAACGCCGCCCGACCGAATCCGGTCAGGCGGCGCCGCTGTATCAGAGCTCTGATCAGCCGCCTACTTGGCCGCCGCCTTCTTCGCTGCCGTCTTCGCCGCCGGCTTCTTGGCGTCGTCGTCATCGTCCTGCGCGTCCTCGCGGGCCTTGACGTCGTCGGCCGACAGGAACTCGGCCGCGGGTCCCGTGCCGGTCTTGTGGAAGCGCAGCGCTTCCCACAGCGGGCCGGGGATGACGTGTATGCCGTAGTGCGCGCGGTGGTGGTTGGCGCACAGGACTTCCAGGTTGCCGGGGGACTCGGCCCACTTCTGGAAGTCCTCGTCGGTCTCGAAGTGCAGACCGAGGGCCTGCATGATCTTCTTCTCGTCGACCTGGTTGATCTGCGAGAACTCCACGTGGGTGTGGTGCAGTTCCGGCTCGCCGTCGCACAGGTCGTCGTCGATGATGCACTTCCACATGCCCTGGCGCTTCAGGCGCGACTTGGCCTGCTCGAAGAGGTGGTAGTGCGGGTCGTCCTCGCGGGGAGAGTGCTCGGGGACGTGCGTCAGGACGTGGACGGTGAGCAGCTGGTCGTGCTCGAGCGTCTTGCCGGTCGCCTTGGACACCGTCGGGTGCGTGGGCGAGCCGGTGCGGTGGGGTTCTTCCTTGGCGGCGGCGCGTGGGGCAGGCACGGCCTTCTTCGCGGCCGGCTTGTCGTCGTCCTTGTCGTCGGCCTTCGCGGCCGCGGCAGTCTTCTTGGCCGCGGTGGCAGCCTTCTTCGCCGCCGGGTGCTCTGGCGCCTCGGCCTTCTTCTCGGCCTCGGCGCGACGATGCGCCTCCTCCGGTCCGATCTCCTCCTCGGAACCGAACAGCTTGTTCATCCAGCCCATCGGGCTTCTCCCCACCTTGCTCGCTCGTGCGACAACCGGCTTAGCCGGGGCCGACCCTATGCCCTCTCAGGGGATTGCATCAAGACGGAGGAAACCACGTCGGCGGCGGTGTCACAGTCCTGAGCCGACACGTCCAGATGAGTCACGATCCGCAGCAGTTTGGGCCCGAAGGCGGAGATGCGCACGCCCTTGGCGAAACATTCCTTTGCCACCGCCGGGGCGTCGGCGGCGTCGACGAGGACGATGTTGGTCTCGGGCTCGCGCACCGAGGCGCCGGCCGCGCGCAGCGCCGTCGCGATCCGTCGCGCGTTCTCGTGATCCTGCGACAGCCGGCCCAGGTTGTGCTCCAGGGCGTAGTGCGCGCCGGCGGCCAGGATGCCCACCTGGCGCATCGAGCCGCCGAGGCGGCGGCGCAGCGAGCGGGCCTCCTCGGAACGGCCGGCCGGCAGCAACAGCAGCGAGCCGGCCGGGGCGCCCAGTCCCTTGGACATGCAGACCGACATCGTGTGCGCGATCGCGCCGTACTCCTTCAACGGCACGCCGGTGGCCGCGTGGGCGTTCCAGATGCGCGCGCCGTCCAGGTGCAGGCCGATTCCGGAGGCGTCTGTCAGGGCCCTGATGCCCTGGAGGGTTTCGAGGGGATATACCGCGCCGCCGCCGCGATTGTGCGTGTTCTCCACCTCCACCGCGCGGGTACCAACGGTGTAGCGGTCGCCGACGCGGATCATCCCGGCGAGGGCGTCGGGGTCCAGCAGCCCGCGCGCCGAGGGCAGGGTGCGTGTCTGGATCCCGGCGTGCGCCGCCAGGCCGCCGTTCTCGTGGGCCACGATGTGCGCGTCGGCGTCGCAGATCAGCTCCTCGCCGGGGCCGACCAGCAGGCGGATCCCGATGTGGTTGGCCATGATGCCGGTCGGGACGAACATCGCCTCCGGGAAGCCGAACAGGGCCGCGACGGCCTCCTCCAGCCCCCGGGCGCTGGGGTCCTCGCCGTACTGGTCGTCGCCGACCTCCGCGGCGGCCATCGCCTCGCGCATCGGCGCGGAGGGCCTGGTGACGGTGTCGCTGCGCAGGTCGATCGGGTACTGGGAATCAATGGTCGCCATGGGGTGAAACGTATCGCTCCCGGCCCGGCGGCGCCGGGTCGGGAGCGATGGGGGGACAGCGGGCTCTAGCGGCGGGCGCGCAGCATCTCCGCGACGAGGAAGGCCAGGTCCAGCGACTGGCTGCGGTTCAGCCGGGGGTCGCACAGCGTCTCGTAGCGGGTGTGCAGGTGGTCGAAGGCGATCTCCTCGCCGCCGCCGACACACTCGGTGACGTCCTCGCCGGTGAGCTCGACGTGGATGCCGCCGGGGTGCGAGCCGAGGCCGTGGTGCACCTCGAAGAAGCCCTTGACCTCGTCGAGCACGTCGTCGAAGCGGCGGGTCTTGTGGCCCGAGGGCGCCTCGAAGGTGTTGCCGTGCATCGGGTCGCAGATCCAGGCCACCTGGTGGCCCTCGCCGCGGACCTTCTCCACCAGCGCCGGCAGCTTCTCGCGCACCTGGCCCGCGCCCATGCGCACGATGAAGGACAGCCGGCCGGGCTCGCGGTCGGGGTCGAGGCGGTCCAGGTAGGACAGCGCGTCGTCCGGGCTGGTCTTCGGGCCCAGCTTGATCCCGATCGGGTTGCTGATCCGGCTGAAGTACTCCACGTGCGCGCCGTCCAGGTCCCGGGTGCGCTCGCCGATCCAGATGTAGTGGCCGCTGGTGGCGTAGGGGTTGCCGGTGCGCGAGTCGATGCGGGTCAGCGCCGACTCGTACGGGAGCACCAGGCCCTCGTGCGCGGCGTAGAACTCGACGGTGCGCAGCTCCTCAGGATCGGTGCCGCAGGCCCGCATGAACTGCAGGGCGCGGTCGATCTCCCCGGCCAGCACCTCGTAGCGCTCCCCGGAGGGCGAACCGGCCACGAAGTCCTGGTTCCAGGCGTGCACCTGGCGCATGTCGGCGTAGCCGCCGGTGGTGAACGCGCGCACCAGGTTCAGCGTGGAGACGCTGGCCTGGTACATGCGCAGCAGGCGCTTGGGATCCGGGATGCGGGACTCGGGGGTGAAGTCGAAACCGTTGACGGAGTCCCCGCGGTACGCCGGAAGGGTGACGCCGTCGCGGGTCTCCATCGAGCTGGAGCGGGGCTTGGAGTACTGCCCGGCGATGCGCCCGACCTTCACCACCGGCAGCGAGGCCGCGTAGGTGAGGACGACCGCCATCTGCAGCAGGGTCTTGAGCTTGGCGCGGATCGCGTCGGCGGTGACGCCGGCGAACGTCTCGGCGCAGTCGCCGCCGGTGAGCAGGAACGCCTCACCCCGGGCCACCGCGGCGATCCGGTCCTTGAGCTGATCCGCCTCCCCGGCAAAGACGAGCGGCGGATACGAGCGGAGCTCGGAGACGACGGCGCTCAGCTCGGCGGCGTCCGGCCACTCCGGCTGCTGGCCCGCGGGGAGCGCGGACCACGTGTCCTCGATGGATCCGGTCCCGGCCGGATTCCTGACAACTTCGCTCATTGAGCCAGCGTACGCGAAGCTTCGCCGTGCCCCGCGGACACGTCCAGAGCGTGGGACCGCGAAGACCGAGCAGCAGGACCGCCGGGCGCTGACCGGCTGTGACGGATGGTGTCTGTGGGGTAGTCGGTTCTGTGGAGGTCCGGCGGGGATGCGGGCGCCATGGTTTTCGAACGCATGTTCGCAGTCTAAGGCGGGGGTTGAGGGGCGCGCAGCTTAGGCCGTGCTCCCACTCGTCAGTCCAGCCACCCCGGCCGCGCCAGCCCCGACTCGTACGCCAGCACCACCAGTTGCGCCCGGTCGCGCGCGCCGAGCTTGACCATACTGCGGCTGACGTGGGTCTTGGCGGTCAGAGGGCTCAGGACCAGGCGGTCGGCGATCTCCTCGTTGCTCAGGCCCGCCGCGACCAGGGCCAGGACCTCGCGTTCGCGGTCGGTCAGGGCCTTGATCTGCTCGGCGGCCGGGTTGGGGCCGGTGCGCTTGCTGCGGACCGCGAACTCCTCGATCAGGCGGCGGGTGACGCTGGGGGCCAGCAGGGCCTCGCCGGCGGCGACCGCGCGCAGGCCGCGGAGCAGGTCGGCCGGTTCGGTGTCCTTCAGCAGGAAGCCGCTGGCGCCGGCGCGGATGGCCTCGAAGACGTACTCGTCCAGTTCGAAGGTGGTCAGGATGAGGATGCGGACGCCGGAGAGCTTCTCGTCGGCGGTGATCAGGCGGGTGGCCTCCAGGCCGTCGGTGCCGGGCATGCGGATGTCCATCAGGATCACGTCCGGGGCCAGCTCGGCGGCCATGCGGTGGGCCTCGGCGCCGTCGGTGGCCTCGCCGGCCACCTCGATGCCGTCCTGCACCTCCAGCAGTGCGCGGAAGCCCGCGCGCACCAAAGCCTGGTCGTCGGCGAGCAGGACCCTGATCATCGGTGCTCCTGGTCAGTGAGGGTGGTGGATGGTCCGGCGGCGGGCGCTTCAGTCGAATCGACCACCGCGGCATAGGGAATGTGCGCGTCGACGCGGAACCCGCCGCCGGGTTGGGGACCGGCGGTGAGCGTGCCGCCGAAGGCGCCGGCCCGCTCGCGCATGCCCGGCAGGCCGTTGCCGCCGGTCGCGGTCTCGCCGAGCGGACAGCCCCGGCCGTCGTCGGCGATGCGCAGGTGCAGGCCGTCGGCGGCCTCCACCAGGATGGTCGCGCGGCCGGCGCCGGCGTGCCGGACCACGTTCGTCAGCGACTCCTGCACGATCCGGTACCCGGCCTGGCTGACCGCCAGCGGCACCCGCTCGGGGTCGCCGACCACGCTGAGCGCGACCTTGAGCCCGGCGGCCTCGGCCAGCTCCACCAGGTGCCCCAGCCGTCCCAGGTCGGGGGCCGGGTCCCGGGGCGCGGCCCGGTCGCCGCGCAGCACGGTCAGCACCGAGCGCACCTCGCCCAGCGCCGAGCGGCTGGCGTCCTTGATCGCCGACAGCGCGATCCGGGCCTGCTCGGGGCGGCGGTCCATGACCTCCAGCGCCACGTTGGCCTGCACCGCTATCAGCGAGATCGAGTGCGCCAGGACGTCGTGCAGCTCGCGGGCGATCTCCAGCCGCTCCTCGCTGGCCTGCCGCCGGGACTCCTGCTCCCGGGCCTTGGCCTCCTGCTCGCGGGCCCTTTGCGCCTCCAGCGCGCGCTGGCGCAGCACGCGGAACAGCTCGGCCAGCGTCAGCAGGGCCAGCAGCCAGCCGGCGGTGAACAGGATCTCGGCCGGGCTGCTGCGCAGCTGGCCCGGCGCGCTGTGGGTCGGGACGAAGATCATCCCGATCGCGAACAGCACCGACGCGGTCCACACCTCGCGCCGGTACCCGGTGCCGCCGATGACGATCACGGCGACCAGCGCGTTCAGGAAGATCGGGCCGTAGGCGTAGCCCATCAGGAGGTAGAGCAGGGTCGCGCCGAGACAGACGGCGAGCGCGGTGCGCGGAAAGCGCCGCCGGTGATGCAGCGCGACGGGACCGGCGACCACCAGGACCCAGGCGAACCAGTCCAGGGACCGGATGTCGTACTGGCTGGTGGAACTGCTCGAGCTGTGCCAGTGGCCGTACGCGCCCCACGTCCCGAGCACGTCGAACACCAGAATGATCAACGGCAGCCCGACCGTCGACCGCTCCATCCACAGCCACGCCAGCCAGGGACGTGAGGGCGGCGGCGGCTGTTCGGTCATGGTTGAACGCTAGATCAGATCGCGGATCGCGGGTATCCGTCGTGCGGAGGCTGTGTCGCGCCGCCGCCTACTCCGGGGGGAGTATGCGCAGGTCCCGCCATGACCCTCCCTCAGGGCAGCCCGACCGCTGCGATGGCAGCCTCCGTCAGACTGCCCAGATACAAGGTCTCCCCACTCCGCCGCACAGCGGTGACCGCCTTGTAGCCGACACCCCACCCCCGCAGCTCCCGCACCTTCTCCCCCGTGCCGTCGACCGCGATCGCCCACGCCAGGTCCTTCTCCCCCGGCTGGAGCCGCTCGGGCGTGGACCACACCAGCGAGCGCAGGCGCGGGTGGCGGGGCAGGAGCCAGTCCAGGGCCGGGTCGCGCGGGGAGACCATGGCGATCCAGATCAGGCCGTCGGCGTCGCGGGTGAGGTTGTCGGGGAAGCCGGCCAGTGGGGCGCCGAAGGCAGAGGTGCGGCCGGCGTCGGGGCCCGCGAGCTCGACCCGGGTCAGGCAGTAGCCGCCGGTCTCGGCGACGACCGCGGCCGCGCCGTCCTCGATCAGCACGATGCCGTTGGCGAACGCGAAGCCGTCGGCGACCAGGTCCACGGCGCCGTCGCGGTAGCGGAACAGGCGGCCGGTCGTGGAGTGCTCGAACAGGTCGCCCCGGTACTCGTCGATATTGAAGTGCCGCGAGGACTGGGTGAAGTAGATGCTCCCATCGGCGGCGACGGCCGCGTTGCTGCAGAAGATCAGCGGCTCTCCCTCGACCTTCGCGACGAGCACCTCGACCGTCCCGTCGGACAGGCGTACCTTCAGCAGTCCCCGGTACGCGTCGCACACGATCAGCGCGTCCTCGCCGAGCAGCTCC
Proteins encoded in this region:
- a CDS encoding class II 3-deoxy-7-phosphoheptulonate synthase; translation: MSEVVRNPAGTGSIEDTWSALPAGQQPEWPDAAELSAVVSELRSYPPLVFAGEADQLKDRIAAVARGEAFLLTGGDCAETFAGVTADAIRAKLKTLLQMAVVLTYAASLPVVKVGRIAGQYSKPRSSSMETRDGVTLPAYRGDSVNGFDFTPESRIPDPKRLLRMYQASVSTLNLVRAFTTGGYADMRQVHAWNQDFVAGSPSGERYEVLAGEIDRALQFMRACGTDPEELRTVEFYAAHEGLVLPYESALTRIDSRTGNPYATSGHYIWIGERTRDLDGAHVEYFSRISNPIGIKLGPKTSPDDALSYLDRLDPDREPGRLSFIVRMGAGQVREKLPALVEKVRGEGHQVAWICDPMHGNTFEAPSGHKTRRFDDVLDEVKGFFEVHHGLGSHPGGIHVELTGEDVTECVGGGEEIAFDHLHTRYETLCDPRLNRSQSLDLAFLVAEMLRARR
- a CDS encoding methyltransferase domain-containing protein, which encodes MTTPPKLGAGTRLDFHGPLSADRAGRLVAELAARAPATVVDYGCGWGEFLLRVMAAAPGAQGTGIDVHGPDIVRGRALAAERGLSGRAVFVEGPAADHTEPADLVLSLGAYQAFGSIPEALQALRARVSPGGRLLFGCEVWERTPTESQLAAMWPGMTVEECLYLPDVVDAAVAAGFRPLRVETATRGEWEEFESGYGADAEEWLLANPGHPEAADLRAQLDEHLSIWLRGTRDVFGFGYLTLGVPA
- a CDS encoding low specificity L-threonine aldolase, with amino-acid sequence MATIDSQYPIDLRSDTVTRPSAPMREAMAAAEVGDDQYGEDPSARGLEEAVAALFGFPEAMFVPTGIMANHIGIRLLVGPGEELICDADAHIVAHENGGLAAHAGIQTRTLPSARGLLDPDALAGMIRVGDRYTVGTRAVEVENTHNRGGGAVYPLETLQGIRALTDASGIGLHLDGARIWNAHAATGVPLKEYGAIAHTMSVCMSKGLGAPAGSLLLLPAGRSEEARSLRRRLGGSMRQVGILAAGAHYALEHNLGRLSQDHENARRIATALRAAGASVREPETNIVLVDAADAPAVAKECFAKGVRISAFGPKLLRIVTHLDVSAQDCDTAADVVSSVLMQSPERA
- a CDS encoding sensor histidine kinase translates to MTEQPPPPSRPWLAWLWMERSTVGLPLIILVFDVLGTWGAYGHWHSSSSSTSQYDIRSLDWFAWVLVVAGPVALHHRRRFPRTALAVCLGATLLYLLMGYAYGPIFLNALVAVIVIGGTGYRREVWTASVLFAIGMIFVPTHSAPGQLRSSPAEILFTAGWLLALLTLAELFRVLRQRALEAQRAREQEAKAREQESRRQASEERLEIARELHDVLAHSISLIAVQANVALEVMDRRPEQARIALSAIKDASRSALGEVRSVLTVLRGDRAAPRDPAPDLGRLGHLVELAEAAGLKVALSVVGDPERVPLAVSQAGYRIVQESLTNVVRHAGAGRATILVEAADGLHLRIADDGRGCPLGETATGGNGLPGMRERAGAFGGTLTAGPQPGGGFRVDAHIPYAAVVDSTEAPAAGPSTTLTDQEHR
- a CDS encoding SMP-30/gluconolactonase/LRE family protein, translated to MAQRTQGSQGSHRTRMAAVRWTPPPNPQPVRRRGDVATLPPLKRIPLPGAGPEHIAVAASGELFTGLADGRILRVSPDGGVGAVTTTGGRPLGLELLGEDALIVCDAYRGLLKVRLSDGTVEVLVAKVEGEPLIFCSNAAVAADGSIYFTQSSRHFNIDEYRGDLFEHSTTGRLFRYRDGAVDLVADGFAFANGIVLIEDGAAAVVAETGGYCLTRVELAGPDAGRTSAFGAPLAGFPDNLTRDADGLIWIAMVSPRDPALDWLLPRHPRLRSLVWSTPERLQPGEKDLAWAIAVDGTGEKVRELRGWGVGYKAVTAVRRSGETLYLGSLTEAAIAAVGLP
- a CDS encoding response regulator, which gives rise to MIRVLLADDQALVRAGFRALLEVQDGIEVAGEATDGAEAHRMAAELAPDVILMDIRMPGTDGLEATRLITADEKLSGVRILILTTFELDEYVFEAIRAGASGFLLKDTEPADLLRGLRAVAAGEALLAPSVTRRLIEEFAVRSKRTGPNPAAEQIKALTDREREVLALVAAGLSNEEIADRLVLSPLTAKTHVSRSMVKLGARDRAQLVVLAYESGLARPGWLD